The following is a genomic window from Paralichthys olivaceus isolate ysfri-2021 chromosome 3, ASM2471397v2, whole genome shotgun sequence.
ATTCGATGGCGAAGCTCTGACAGCTAGCGTCATTACCCTCCCAGCCACTTCATCTTCCTCACGGTGGAGCTCATGTGGACGCGAGCTGGCTAGCGCTGTGTGCTAACTAACCAGTGGGTGTGGCGGCGGCTTCACGTGTTGGCCAGAGGACTGTCAACAGTGCAGCATGCAGCCATGTCTGCAGTTCACATCCCGGACAGACACATCCTTCACGTTGTTGTTGAGTTAATCTCGAATCCAGTGTTCATAGACTTGCACATTTTAGTGTTTAAAATACTGGTATCGATAGATCGCCTTGATCTGGTCCACAACCTCACGAGAGGAGCAGGTTAGGTGTCCAGGCCTTAATACAACCAGTCGTGCAGCAGTGTGTTTGCAGCATGTGTTAAACAGTTGTTTCTATTTAAAAGAAACTCATTTCTGTGTGTTGCTCTTTTGAATTGTCGCCCTCACAAATGAATCATTATTCCAGATTAGGAGCACACCTACTGGGCCAGGTTTAGAGAATGcaactgtttatatttagtttaaatTAAATGACACCAGTAAATGCATGGCAGGTTCACCAGAAACTTCTGTCTGAATATTCAAAGTGCACCAACAGAGAATTaactgtttttctatttctacaGTCCAAAAGcatagtttcttttttttaggatGAATTCAAAAGTACGATAGCTCATGACCCCCCAAATTTTTCAAGTGAACGACTAACCCATCGtctctgacagaaacacaagtTAAGTGTAAGGATTATGCACTTAAGTCTGGATCAGTAGCTCCTTGGAATTCGCCAAACATTAGCACCTACATATACCCAACAAAAGGAGTAACAAGTTAATAAATATGTGGACTTCACTGGATTtattcatgtgtgaaagtgttGTGTGCTTGccatttaacaaaaataaacaaaaccaaatgCCACTAAGATGAACATCATTTGCTATGTAAATTACTTGGGTTGggttacaaataaaaatgggaCACGAAAGCACTTTGAATGTGCAGATTGCAAAGCCCCACTCTTGATTAACATCTCATGTAGTGAAGTTTCCATTTGACAGTGCTTCTGAGAATAACATTATGGTCTATTATCAGTTTTAAAGATCTATGATGTGATGCACCAAATATATCAATGTGTGCCTGCTTTTTTTCACACCCAAATTCATTTATGCACTATTCTgtgggaaaacacaaaaaatgttgaaaaatgccctaTTTCCACAATGttatagaaaatgaaaaaaaaaaagatgaatctgCCCGCAcaatccacaccaaaatgtaatggatttcTCCTCctaagtttcgtggaaatcttttcagttgattttgtgtaatcttgcttacaaacaggGATGAAAAATGACCCCAGCTTATATGGATAATAGTAAGACATCCCTGTAGCTTGGCTTCCTTGtttgtaattataataatgtaaatagaatcagaattcctttattgtcccaagaTTTGGAAATTAACAAATATATGGGTACTAGGCTCCAGTTTGTGCGACATATTTTAGCTTAATAACTTATTACTGTCTTCTTTCAAATACTGAAAGTGTTATTTGGAAATATAGATCTGATATAGTCCAATCTTGCTGGGTTGAAATGTTAAATGGTACAGTTTCTTTGAGGTACTCTAGATGGCGATATTACCCATGTTTTTGGAAAGATGCCTCCCATGCAGCCATTGGCCATTTTAATCAAATACTACTAACTCCATCCCATGACAGAGAGGTGGAGATGATTACTAGTATTGTTCATCTTAGgacatttttcctcctctccatttgatttgtttctagaagatttttaaaaaaaaatgctagttGGTTTATACAATGTATAAAATCCTTCCTGTGGGCTCAATGATTATCAATCTTATGTTTACCTCAGTCAGGATCACAGATGGTTCTGTCAGGTGTACTCAACTGAAAATCCTGAGCTAAGATAGCTAAATAATCTAGTTTAATATTCAACATAATAGTTGGACTACTTTAGGACAGCAGCTTGAGTCTATGGCTGTCATCCATGGCATTCAGCGCTGATGTAGTAGTAAGACTGTTGTCATTACTAATATCCATTTTTACCAAAGTGCTTGAAATGACTCCTCACTCCTTGTTCAGGGACGCGTGTGATGAGTGCTGAATTGCGGCTTAGCAAACTTGGGACAGTTTCCCCCCTTCTCTGCTGTTGGACAACACAATGTCTGACGGGAACTCCTGTCCTGCTGGGAACGGAAATCCTCCTCCACCAGAGGTCACCAATCCCAAGAAGCCTGGGCGCGTAACCAATCAGCTACAGTATCTGGAGAAGGTTGTGATCAAAGCATTATGGAGGCATCACTTTTCGTGGCCCTTTCGCCAGCCTGTTGATGCAGTGGCACTGCATCTGCCAGTAAGTGGTAAAAATCTCAAGAAATCAACTTGGATAATCACAGCCTGACTGTAAATATGCAGTTAAATATCTatgttgtctgtctctgtgttactTATAATACATTGGCTTGGTGGATCAGTTCCATTGGGATGCAAACTGGGAAGGGAAGACTTTAGTGTATTAATGCtggtgtctttgttttctttcaggattattatacaattattaaAAATCCTATGGATCTGGGCACTATTATGAAGCGTCTTCAGAACAAATATTACTGTGAAGCACATGAGTGTATTAAAGACTTCAACAGTATGTTTACCAACTGCTACATGTACAATCGGGTAAGAGAATATGATTTTCGTGCTGTATGATGCCAAAATGTAAACCTGCACTTAAAATGTAATACACTCAAAATGATTCTGTAAactgatattgttttttctttaatcatattataatgaaaatattagAAGATCATATTCACCCTTACAGAATGGCTGATGTTTTTCTTAGGTTATCAGTGCTGAAGATGTACACAAGTATTTCTGCAGTTCAGACAGGACTGTCACAAAGGTGCATATCACCCTCATGAAttctttaaattattataatgtGTACATTTTCTTTCCACAGCCTAGAGATGACATTGTCTTTATGGCACAGACTCTGGAGAAGCTTTTTTTGCAGAAGTTATCCCAAATGCCAAAGGACGAATGTGATGTTACAGCAGTCATTCCAAAAGAGCCAGTGAAGAAATCAAATGCAGGTATTTTGTTCAATAATAATCCCTTGAGATGTTGGTCCAATATTGAACATTTCATATTTGGAATTGATAGATATGATTGTTGATTTTATATAACTGTGTTTTTACTGTCGTTTTAAGTAAGTACAGCACAAGAACAAGCATCTTTTTTTCTGGACAGTAATTGTATGACTTGATTAACCATTCAAATTTGTACCAGGTTATGATGTTCTTTACCTCATGCAGGTGTGTTTAAGCAGAGATCCCTTGTGTCAGAAGTTGTTCTCCAACAGACAGTGACGGTCATCCCTCCTCATGTGCCTCAGTTCATCCCACCCATACAACTCTCTGCACAAATTGACGCAGCTGTAAGTATTTTAATGGTAGTTGTACACTGGATACTCAATTTAACTCAAGACATCAATTGTCTTATGTGTTTACGTGTCAGTTCTGATGCTCGGCTTAATATTTCAgtaagaaaagaaatcaaaattTGTTGACAGGAAAATgcgttttggttttttttcctcattatttTTTTGTCCTCATTCTGTGGTGGTTGGACCGAAAACATCAGGACTGCATGAATACCACACtacatcaaaaacaacaacaaacgtTCTCTATTAGGGAATCTGTGTCGCCTGACACTACCAttctacaaaaaaaacaaatctcttggCGGgcttgacccccccccccaaacttCTACTACTTTGCCCATCAGTTACAATACCTCACTAAATAGATTCCTCAAAATCCTTGCATCAAAAATAATGCCACCTCAACAACTCTGACAGAGGTTCACCGTGTCTACCGCAGCAGAAAGGTCTAGAAGGATGACCACAGAGTAGAGAGAGACCACTCTAGCAGTGTGAAGTTGTTCAGAGACCGCAAGAAGGGTCTCAGTTGAGTGGCCTGCCTTGAAACCAGACTGGTGAGGATCAAGAAAGTTGTTCTGGTGAAGATAGGAAGAGAGTTGATTGAAGATATTATGTTTAAGCGCTTTGgaaaaggaagagagacaggTCTGTAGTCTTTTACTTCAGGCGGGCTGAGGGTGGGTTCCTTGAGGAGAGGGTTTACTCTTTCCTCCTTAAggcagaaggaggaggggaaatgAAAAGGTTGAAAAGGTAGAATTAGTGGCAGAGATTGATAAGTGAGCAGGTCTTCAGGGTGTTTTGATATTCGCCATTTCCTTTCTAATGCCTCTGTTGATGAGATTGGGTTGTCACATTGCGAGAGTGGAAGAGAGTAAAAGATGAAGAGCTGGTCGGAGATGTGAAGTGGGGTCACAGTGAGGTTGGGGTTCAGCAGTTTCTGTTGAAAATAAGATCAAGGTGGTTGCCAACTTTGTGAGTAGGTGGGGAAGGAGAGTACGAGAGCAAAGGATGAAAGTAAAAGTAGTAAGTCAGACAACTTCTCTGTCTGGATGTTGAAGTTGCCAAGAAGGACAAGTCGAGGGACATTTTCTGGGATGTTTGACAGGAGGACGTCTAATTCCTCCAAGAATTCTCCCAATGGACCTGATGGACGGTAGAGAACAACAATTGTTAATTGTACTGGATGAGTTACAGTGACAGCATGAAATTCCTCACGTACCACATTTCCAATGATAGTAGATGATAGCGATGGAGTGTATAACCACACTGGGCTGATGGGGAAGGGGGGTTGGGTGGCAGCTCTCTCGCCTCTTCCCCTGGTGGCACGGCGCAGGGATCTGGTGACGGCACGGCTAGGGTGGGGATTGGCAgactccacctccctctctcttaaaAGGgagaaataaactaaaaaatTGTCTAAAAATGTCACTCCTCAATGGACAGACCGCTTCCTAAGTAGTCTGGGAGTGGTCCAAAGCAGGGAGAGGCATCAGATCTGTACGGGCAAACGTCCTCCTTGGTCTGGGCGTGGTTTGGTGCAACATCCCCCATAAATGAAGAGACACATGAACAATTAACAAAGGGGGGGGACTCGCTGGCCCACACTGCCTGTCCTCTACTTGGGCTCGCACCTGTGGTTCTGGCAGGTGCTTGTGGAACAGGTGGGGGGGCTCCACTATCACTCCACTATCATACACGTCACTTAAATTGCATCATGTTCTGTGTTCATTATGTGCATATATCTGCGTATCTTATCCATCTTGTCACTTTCTGTTGTCACcatttcacaaataaaagaaaaaaagaatgggAGATAGATAGTTTACAGATTTACCTTTGCATTGTGCATCATTGCGCACAATGATAGGGCCCTATGTTGTTATTGACTATTATTTGCAAACTTTTCCACGACAGTGTGGCCTCTATCAGAGTGCAGACAGAGTCTCAAACTAAAGCCCATTCTAGAGGCCGTTATTAATCTAGTTCTCATGTAGCTTTTGGCCACAACTTAtaagctttttttatttctccctgaATGAATCACGATGATTCACTGCTGTTTGTTGCGTTATGTGAATATCTGTTATACATTATCTCATCCATGAACCACCGAATCACATCAAGTAGATCTCTATCAGCAATTGTGATGAAGACTCCCATGAACCCATGCTGCTTCAAGATGTGATCAAACCTTCAATAGCCTGTTTGTGCCTTTAACCCAACTATTAAAATGTCAAGATGTAAAACAGATGATTTactgtttatctgtttttaacTATATAGATTAAAAGAGGTTTTAAAAGGAAAGCAGAGCCCCCATCCTCCACCACCTCAGCGACCACCAGCGGTGGGTTAACCCCTGCTGAGGAGCATCCAGCACCAGGCACATTATCCTCCAGGAGAGGTGGCAGCGGCAGGCCCATCAAACCTCCTAAGAAAGACTTACCTGCCTTTGAGGAAAAGAAGGTCAAACTGTCTGAGCAGCTCAGGTACTGCAGTGACATCCTGAAGGAGTTGCTGTCAAAGAGACACTACGCATATGCATGGCCCTTTTATACCCCTGTTGATGCCGTGGCTTTGGGGTTACGCGACTACCATGACATCATCAAGCAGCCAATGGACTTGAACACCATCAAGGTAAAATTGCTCTAATGATGATTAACTTTAGTATATAAtattgttttcagtgtttgttagAGCAGCTTTCCTGACTCTGTTTTATCCTCAGTCAAAAATGGATCAACGAGAGTATGCAAATGTGAAGGAGTTTGCTGGTGACGTGCGACTGATGTTCTCCAACTGTTACAAATACAATCCACCCTCGCATGAAGTCGTCTACATGGCAAGAAAACTGCAGGTATGCTTTTACttattcattcttttatttacacagtCCATGGATGGCAACAAGTGGATGTGGCCATTGCTGTTTATATGTTAAATCTGATGCTGATCAgttctgattggctccactgtTTCAACAGAGTGCTTTAAAGCATATTACAGCTGAAATATCTGAATACTAAGAGCTATTGTATAGAAAGGATGAGGAATGGATTAGGCTTCTAACAAATACAACTAAATTAGAAAATGCACCAAAATGCCCCTGCACTGTTTAAATTGACCTAGGTCACACTTTTAAGTTCAAGCACatactttaaaggtacagtgtgtagaatttagtgaaatctagtgttgaagtttcatgttgcagccgaacacccctcacctcaccctctcattccaaacatgaaaaagaaactgtggtagcttcagttatcataaaaactcaaaaggtgtttagtttgtccagtctggactaatgtaaaaaacatggcggcctccatagagaggaccccctccatgtaaatataaagtatttaaatataaagggccttttctggggtaaagaaaactacaattcatacaatttagatgaaatgaactagtgaaaacatcatgaggattattctacattaaatttctgccaatagatcccttcacctaaatcttacaaactggacctttaagtgtttaTAATTGTAATTTCTATTattaacacaaaacatttttgtttgtacCAACAGGATATTTTTGAGGCTCGTTATCTGAAAGTCCCCCAAGAACCAGAAGGTTGTTCTGTACCTTGCCAGCAAGTTATTAATGGAAAAGTAGACGTGGTTGGCAGTGTGTCGACCTCAGAGAGTTCTGTCAGTGAAAGCTCCTCAGAGGAAGACAGTTCGTCCGAAGAGGTGGCCACGCAGCTGGCCAACCTGGAGGAGCGGGTGGGTATCATACATGCCAGTGATGGTGCAAATGTCATTTTGAGAAGTTTTTCACTTCAGTGCATTTCACCCAATCGTCTCATTAATGGCTGACTTCTCAGTTGAGAGCTGTCAGTGATCAGCTGAAGAGACTGACCCAAGACCCTCTGATGAAACCgaagaagaaagacaaattaaaaaaggagaaaaagtcCAAAGAAAAAGTCGCTGCTGGAGTAAAGCACAAATCCTCAAAAGACAAATCTCTTTTTGGAAAATTCGCTGATAGCAAGAACTCTTCTTTGTGAGTGGCCATTGTATTTCGTGTAATGGTGAACTGAGAATGCTACAGTCTGTGATATGGATAATAATAGATGTTTCATGTACATCTCCAGGCATGGAAACAGACACAATATTCACAGTGTACCCATAAAATGTGGTGTCCCATCAGTACCGATGACTTACCAGGAGATGAGGCAGTTGAAATTAGACATCAACAAGCTGCCCGGCCACAATCTGGGCAAGTTGGTGAGGATCATTCATGCCAGGGAGGCCTGTCTGCGAAATTCTTTAGAGGACATCGAGGTTGACTTTGAAATGCTCAAGCCTTCCACACTGAGAGCGCTGCAGAGGTTTGTTGCAGAGTGTCTGAAGAAATGCAACAAGAACATGAGCAGTAAGTACAACTCTGCTTTGCCAAAAAAATGTAGGTTTGATTTGTAAGtataaggtttttattttatcttaaataTGAGAATGGAATCAACTTGTGTCCTGCAGATAAACAACTGCTGAAGCCCGCAGGAGGACTGCAGGCTGGGAAAGGAAAGGGTCCTGGGAAACCTGTGGTTGTCGACAAAGAGCAGCACttgctaaagaaaaaaaagccagtTGGTAAGACCTGATTCCCATCAACATTGAAATTGTCACAGTTACGTTTCAGAGTCTGGGGCCCTGAGTGTAGAAATCACAATTtgcccactttttttttttgttagtaCCTAAATCTGTGGCTTGTCCTGATGTCACCTTCCTGCCACGCCtcagtgagagcagcagctcGTCGTCATCcagctctgacagcagcagcaatagTAGAAGTGGTTCTTGCACTTCTGAAAGCAGTGACTCTGAATCAGGTTAGCTGCTCTCTTCAGCAGGCTTCCATCATCTCCCTTTGTTTtaaccttctctcttctttttggCTACATGGCCATGATTCACCTGGGGGCCTTACTACTACGTTTAAaaccatttttcttctttttgcacTCCAGATATCAAAtagtttaattttattgttcatttattagGTGTTTGCTCTTTGTGTTTAATTCCCACACACTTTTCACTGCCTGTATACATGTGATTATCTGTCtatccagaaatctctgtctgtctttggcTTGTGTATCTCAAGAACCATtaatcttatcagcttcacactcggcgtgtgtattgttaaggacCCAATGAGGTGCAGGTTGCAGGTtggaattaaataatttaaataaacaggcagCCAGTGTTCTGTAGCAACCACGGCCGGGACTAATCAATGTATGTGATGCAATCGATCATGACAGCAGCGCATTCATGACAATGACAACTGATTTTCCAGTTCAGGGTTTCGCGTGCAGAGTCGATCTTCACCAAACTTTAAATAagcaggtgaacagctctttgtgcagcagcagatttgcagcttcagggttctgtggactaaAGCCAGCAGCAGGTGTTCACTTGCTGTGGCTTAGTTACTGCAGGTcccttttacagtttcagaaagaaggCTGCATCCAGCATTTCCACAGGGCAAGCAAGTAGCCCAtttcaaacaggcaggtttagaacaggcccTGGACAGGAACAGGTGCTCTGTTGCTCCTGTAGCCACCTCCAGTAGTGGTGTCACACCATACTAAGACTTTATTGAGAACATGTCTATACTATAGAAAGGtgcaaagtaaaaatacacTGCAAAAAGTCCATCACTTATTCAAATAGATAATATTGTTAAGATTAATATTGTTTTCCTTAAGGCAAGGTCAATTGAGGCGATGTGAAGTGTAGTTTGAAATgtagtttcttttttaattaaaccagATAAAAGCTTAAAATATATAAGATTTTTCCTTTATCTCACCTCATTTAAACTTTAAGACTCAGTTGAAATTCGTATAGATTTTTTGTCTTCTCCCAAAAGGGACTCAATGCCAGACACCACAGCTCCTTGTGCTAAATCAGAGTTTACCAAAGCTGGTTACCTTGTTACATGTCTTGGTCTTTGGAAGTAGTTTACTTCTAGAAAGTagacaaaacaaatcactttGTCATTTTGCAGTACATTAAATTGAACTCTCATGTTCATTCACATATTCTACATCACTAAACAGgaattatttaaattatgttGTCAACATGCTTTTCAGTgccaaaaagaaagaagcagaaaagTAAAGAATCTTGCCAAAAGGTTAAGACAAAGGTAAAtaatgttcatctttttattcagaGTAATGAGAAGATTCAATGTAAGACAGCTTTACTGTCAGTGTCAACAATGAAaagtaagattttttttttcttgagtcAAAGGTCGCACGTGCTGCCTGTAGTAAGCAGATAACAGAGACGAAAGATTTGACCGAAGCCTCAGTCAAGACGTGTaagcctcctcctgctgtgcaGTCCTCTGTGGCAGAAACTAACAGTCACCCAACGCACCATAATGCAGAACAGACCTGTGACAAGCTGACT
Proteins encoded in this region:
- the brdt gene encoding bromodomain testis-specific protein isoform X1; this translates as MSDGNSCPAGNGNPPPPEVTNPKKPGRVTNQLQYLEKVVIKALWRHHFSWPFRQPVDAVALHLPDYYTIIKNPMDLGTIMKRLQNKYYCEAHECIKDFNSMFTNCYMYNRPRDDIVFMAQTLEKLFLQKLSQMPKDECDVTAVIPKEPVKKSNAGVFKQRSLVSEVVLQQTVTVIPPHVPQFIPPIQLSAQIDAAIKRGFKRKAEPPSSTTSATTSGGLTPAEEHPAPGTLSSRRGGSGRPIKPPKKDLPAFEEKKVKLSEQLRYCSDILKELLSKRHYAYAWPFYTPVDAVALGLRDYHDIIKQPMDLNTIKSKMDQREYANVKEFAGDVRLMFSNCYKYNPPSHEVVYMARKLQDIFEARYLKVPQEPEGCSVPCQQVINGKVDVVGSVSTSESSVSESSSEEDSSSEEVATQLANLEERLRAVSDQLKRLTQDPLMKPKKKDKLKKEKKSKEKVAAGVKHKSSKDKSLFGKFADSKNSSLHGNRHNIHSVPIKCGVPSVPMTYQEMRQLKLDINKLPGHNLGKLVRIIHAREACLRNSLEDIEVDFEMLKPSTLRALQRFVAECLKKCNKNMSNKQLLKPAGGLQAGKGKGPGKPVVVDKEQHLLKKKKPVVPKSVACPDVTFLPRLSESSSSSSSSSDSSSNSRSGSCTSESSDSESVPKRKKQKSKESCQKVKTKSKVARAACSKQITETKDLTEASVKTCKPPPAVQSSVAETNSHPTHHNAEQTCDKLTLSPPDLSALLSPMASPVVLLDWAAARFEQGPVLSPLSNSPLQSKDETGSNFRFPEEVLDSQLTNVPYINTSSKSAEDEKPQIPKKDIVLKNAESWAKLVRESVTPAAIKASKESFQHFRKACIEKEEREKALKKKQTEDVKEKEASENSSRLPGPCKTELNLHPVKEDPDSPESICTEVSSDAPKDVEQQKANSPKEAQLPSTQLSVEKERELARKKEQERRRREAMCCIDMTMQRDIMTTFELNLD
- the brdt gene encoding bromodomain testis-specific protein isoform X3 — protein: MSDGNSCPAGNGNPPPPEVTNPKKPGRVTNQLQYLEKVVIKALWRHHFSWPFRQPVDAVALHLPDYYTIIKNPMDLGTIMKRLQNKYYCEAHECIKDFNSMFTNCYMYNRPRDDIVFMAQTLEKLFLQKLSQMPKDECDVTAVIPKEPVKKSNAGVFKQRSLVSEVVLQQTVTVIPPHVPQFIPPIQLSAQIDAAIKRGFKRKAEPPSSTTSATTSGGLTPAEEHPAPGTLSSRRGGSGRPIKPPKKDLPAFEEKKVKLSEQLRYCSDILKELLSKRHYAYAWPFYTPVDAVALGLRDYHDIIKQPMDLNTIKSKMDQREYANVKEFAGDVRLMFSNCYKYNPPSHEVVYMARKLQDIFEARYLKVPQEPEGCSVPCQQVINGKVDVVGSVSTSESSVSESSSEEDSSSEEVATQLANLEERLRAVSDQLKRLTQDPLMKPKKKDKLKKEKKSKEKVAAGVKHKSSKDKSLFGKFADSKNSSLHGNRHNIHSVPIKCGVPSVPMTYQEMRQLKLDINKLPGHNLGKLVRIIHAREACLRNSLEDIEVDFEMLKPSTLRALQRFVAECLKKCNKNMSNKQLLKPAGGLQAGKGKGPGKPVVVDKEQHLLKKKKPVVPKSVACPDVTFLPRLSESSSSSSSSSDSSSNSRSGSCTSESSDSESVPKRKKQKSKESCQKVKTKVARAACSKQITETKDLTEASVKTCKPPPAVQSSVAETNSHPTHHNAEQTCDKLTLSPPDLSALLSPMASPVVLLDWAAARFEQGPVLSPLSNSPLQSKDETGSNFRFPEEVLDSQLTNVPYINTSSKSAEDEKPQIPKKDIVLKNAESWAKLVRESVTPAAIKASKESFQHFRKACIEKEEREKALKKKQTEDVKEKEASENSSRLPGPCKTELNLHPVKEDPDSPESICTEVSSDAPKDVEQQKANSPKEAQLPSTQLSVEKERELARKKEQERRRREAMCCIDMTMQRDIMTTFELNLD
- the brdt gene encoding bromodomain testis-specific protein isoform X2, which codes for MSDGNSCPAGNGNPPPPEVTNPKKPGRVTNQLQYLEKVVIKALWRHHFSWPFRQPVDAVALHLPDYYTIIKNPMDLGTIMKRLQNKYYCEAHECIKDFNSMFTNCYMYNRPRDDIVFMAQTLEKLFLQKLSQMPKDECDVTAVIPKEPVKKSNAGVFKQRSLVSEVVLQQTVTVIPPHVPQFIPPIQLSAQIDAAIKRGFKRKAEPPSSTTSATTSGGLTPAEEHPAPGTLSSRRGGSGRPIKPPKKDLPAFEEKKVKLSEQLRYCSDILKELLSKRHYAYAWPFYTPVDAVALGLRDYHDIIKQPMDLNTIKSKMDQREYANVKEFAGDVRLMFSNCYKYNPPSHEVVYMARKLQDIFEARYLKVPQEPEGCSVPCQQVINGKVDVVGSVSTSESSVSESSSEEDSSSEEVATQLANLEERLRAVSDQLKRLTQDPLMKPKKKDKLKKEKKSKEKVAAGVKHKSSKDKSLFGKFADSKNSSLHGNRHNIHSVPIKCGVPSVPMTYQEMRQLKLDINKLPGHNLGKLVRIIHAREACLRNSLEDIEVDFEMLKPSTLRALQRFVAECLKKCNKNMSNKQLLKPAGGLQAGKGKGPGKPVVVDKEQHLLKKKKPVVPKSVACPDVTFLPRLSESSSSSSSSSDSSSNSRSGSCTSESSDSESVPKRKKQKSKESCQKVKTKSKVARAACSKQITETKDLTEASVKTCKPPPAVQSSVAETNSHPTHHNAEQTCDKLTLSPPDLSALLSPMASPVVLLDWAAARFEGPVLSPLSNSPLQSKDETGSNFRFPEEVLDSQLTNVPYINTSSKSAEDEKPQIPKKDIVLKNAESWAKLVRESVTPAAIKASKESFQHFRKACIEKEEREKALKKKQTEDVKEKEASENSSRLPGPCKTELNLHPVKEDPDSPESICTEVSSDAPKDVEQQKANSPKEAQLPSTQLSVEKERELARKKEQERRRREAMCCIDMTMQRDIMTTFELNLD